The genomic interval GCAGTTGCGAACCGATGCCGTGGCCGCGGTACTGGGCCAGCACTCCGAGCGTGAGTTCGGCGGTGTGGTTGAGTTTCGCGATCTCGGGGTGTTTGAGGTGGACCCAGCCGACCACGTCGTTGTCGATGCAGGCGACGAAGAAGATCCGGGACTCCAGTTCGTTGTGCCGCAACAGGACGCCCTCGGTGTCGATCACGTCGGCGACCGTCTCGGCGTCGACGTACTCGCCGCTGCCGATTGCCGCCCGGATCGCCCCGACGAGTCCGGTCAGGTCCTCCTGGCGGGCCTGCCGGATCGTGAACTCCACGTCGTCGACCTCGAACTCCTCCTCGCCGCCGTCTTCGTAGGCGATACGGAGTTCGCCGCCCTCCTCTCTGAGCACGCCGTCGCGTTTCATGATCGCGACGTGGTGGCCGAACGGGTGAGCCTCCATCCGGAGCGCCCTGCGTGCCTCTTCGGGGTCGACCGAGCCGTGTGACTCGACGTACTGGTAGATGTCCTTCCGGTCGGCGTGGTCGAACTGCAACGGTTCAGTGAGCTCCATGGGTACTGGTACCACGACCCAGAACTTAATCTTTTATCACGCTAATTACTCGGTGACACGTTCCCGCTCGGGGACGCCGGTCAACACGACGGCGACATCCCTGATGTTGTGGGTGTCCACGAGCAGTTCGGCGGCTTCACGGATGGTGTGGGTGGTGTCCAGGTCGACGCCGTAACACCGGGCGTACAGTTCCAGCCAGTCGTTCATCGTCGCCTCCAGGCGGTCGAACTCCGACTCGCCGAAGCGGACCCACGACTCCCCGGTCCGGGCCTCGCAGTACAGCGAGACGGTCGGCCCGAACCCCTCCCGGAGGAGGTCCATCGCCCGTTCCTCGGCCGGCGGCTCCGGGTCCAGCGACTCCCCGGCCCGCTCGGCCCGTTGCTCCAGCGCCCGGATGCGGTCGCGGTACTGGTGGCTCATCCCTGTTTGTAGTCGACCCCCTTCCCGCCGGCGGGGTGTTCCCAGTCGGTGTCGGCGACGACGGCACAGGTCCCACACTCGACGCAGGGCTGGGTGTCCAGGCTGACCAGGTGTTCCTCGTGACCGTTGGTCTGGACCATCTCGTCGCGGTAACAGCCGCCGCCGAAGTCCTTGGCGCTGACCGGACAGGCCGTCACGGCCGTTCCGGAGGCCTCGAAGGAGTTGTCGACGAGTTCGATGTGTGGCTCGCCCACGTCGTAGGTCAGGTCGCCGATACGGTCGTCCAGTTCCGGCGGCTGGACGGTGTTCTCGTCGGTGACGCGCTCACCCAGTTCCTCGGCGATGACTGTCGGCAGGGTGACGTAGGGGAGCTTGGTGTCGGGGATCATCGAGACCAGCGTGGGCGACGAGTAGGCCCGTTCGAGCAGGCCGCCGGCCGCCCGGACGCCGAATCGACCGACGGCCGACTCGGCGACGGCGTTCGAGAGGTCGTCCAGCGGCCCGAGTTCGCCGAGCTTCCCGACCACGTTGTACGTCGTCGGCCGGAGCTTGTCCATCACGCCCTCGTCGTGCAGTTTCTTCTCGTAGAGATCGCCGGCCGTGTGTGGGTCGCCCCGGGCTCGGGCCTCGGTGAACGCCTCCGCGGCGAGGGCGCCCGCCGTCACGGCGTGGTTCATCCCCTTGATGATCGGCCCCTGGGCCTGCATCTGGCCGGCGGCGTCACCCACCAGGACCAGCCGATCCCGGTGGGGCGAGGTGTGGGCCACCTTCTTCGAATCGGGGACGAGTTTCGCGCTGTACTCCAGTTCCTCGTAGTCGTCGCCGAGCCACTGGGCCATCAGCGGGTGGGTCAGCAGGCTGTCTAGCAGTTCGTGGGGTTCGGCTTCCTCCTCGGCGATCGAGTCCAAGTGGAAGACGGTGCCGATGGAGAGCGACGCCTCGTTCGTGTAGAGGAAGCCACCGCCCCGAACGCCGTCGAAGAGGTCACCCGAGAACAGGTGAGCGACGCCCTCGTCGTCGTCGATGTCGAACCGCTCGTTGATCCGCTCGGGGTCCATCTCGACGACGGCCTTGACGCCCTGGAACCACTCCTCGGGGTCGTCCCAGTCCATCAGGCCGGCGTCGCGTGCGAGTTCGGAGTTGACGCCGTCTGCGGCGATCACGATGTCGGCCTCGATTGGGTCGATTTCCTCACAGGTGACCCCGACGATCTCGCCCCGCTCGCGGAGCAAGCCGGTGACGTGGACTTCCGTCAGGAGACCGCCGCCGGTCTCGCGAGTGAGTTCGTGGACTCGCTGGGCAAGCCAGGAGTCCATCTTCCGGCGCAACACGGCGTCGGCCCACTCGGTGTCGTGGTGGTGGAGGTCGACGATGTCGAAGGACTTGACCTGATCGCCGGCGATGTTGTGGATGTAGTTCTCCGTGACCGGGCGCTCGCTGGCCTCCTCGCGGAACGCCGGAAACAGGCTGTCGATGGTGTAGGGCGCGGACTCCTCCGCGTAGATCAGCCCGCCGGAGACGTTCTTCGAGCCGGCGTCGACGCCCCGTTCGAGGACGAGGGTCTCGACACCGTTCCGAGCGAGCGTCGCCGCCGCGGCGGCCCCGCCGGGCCCACAGCCGACGACGACGGCCTCGTAGGACTCGTACTCAGTCATCGCTGGCCTCCACGGCCGCGGCCAGTTCACCGCGCTCGACGGCCTCGGTCAACTGGGGCAGGACCTCGAAGAGGTCCCCCTCGATCACGTAGTCCGAGAAGTCCGCGATGTCGGCGTCGGCGTCGGTGTTGATCGCGATGATCGTGTCCGACTCGTCACAGCCGACCTTGTGCTGGATCGCCCCGGAGATGCCGGCGGCGATGTAGACATCGGGCTGGACCTCCTGGCCGGACTCGCCGATCTGGCGCTCCTCCGAGATGTACTGCTCGACGTGGCCGTCGAAGGAGTACGAGGAGGTGATGACCCCCCGAGAGAGGCCCAGATCGGCGTCCTCGAAGGCGTCGACGAGATCGAGCGCCAGTTCGACGCCCGTCGTCGGGTCGTCGCCGATGCCGCGGCCGACGGCGACGACCACCTCGTTGCCGGTGAGGTCCACCCCACCGGAGAGCCGGTCGAACTCGGGCACGTCGACGAGGAACCACTCGTCGTCCAGTTCCATCTCGTAGTCAATCACCTCGGCCTCACGCTCGGTGTCCGGTTCGGGGACCTCGAAACTCCCCGGAATCACCGACGCACCCTGCGGGTGGAAGTCCCGGTTGGGCTTGTCGATACAGAGGATCGTCGAGTACTCGAACCCGGAGAAGTCCGGGCGCTTCATGTGCAGCACCCGCTCGAACTCCTTCTTGTCGCCGGCCTTGCCGGTCTTTGCGGGGTTCGAGATCATCGCCTCCTCGATGTACAGCCCCGAGCAGTCCGAGGCCAGCCCGGAGTCCAGTGCTCCCTGGACGAGCGCCGAGAGGTCACGGCCGTTGTTCGTCGCCGGGAAGACGGTGTAGCGCGGTTCGTGGTAGTCCTTCCAGTCGACTGCCTCGTGGCCCTCGCTGGCCAGTTCGCCGCCGGCGCGGGCCATGTCGACGAAGATCTCGGTGTAGGGCTTGTGCCGGAACCGTTCGAGCTGCTCGTCCTCGTGGTACAGTACGAGGTCGGCGCCGTAGGCGATCACGTCCTCGACGTGGTCGCTCGCGTCGGCGCCGATCAGGACCGCGACGACGCGCTCGCTCTCCCCGTAGTCGTCGTTGTACTGGTCCATCAGTTCGCGGGCCTTGCCGAGCATCTCCTTCGAGACATCGACGAGTTCGCCGGCCTGGGTCTCGCAGTAGACCCACATGTCCCGGTAGTCGGCGCCGACGGTCCCCTCGACCCACTGCTTGTCGTTGG from Haloarcula pelagica carries:
- a CDS encoding electron transfer flavoprotein subunit alpha/FixB family protein; translated protein: MVEIDPTEHEIAELGPKIKDIDDEAVLREMLDLEEDGEDRTPVKTLIQSRIDKLEDEGGEVDPETVDLSELTVADIANLVRDVDDADVLRDMLDREQDGQNRKTAISRIESRIESVEGSEDEDGEVGEVEYVPPEEKYPELDHPTNDKQWVEGTVGADYRDMWVYCETQAGELVDVSKEMLGKARELMDQYNDDYGESERVVAVLIGADASDHVEDVIAYGADLVLYHEDEQLERFRHKPYTEIFVDMARAGGELASEGHEAVDWKDYHEPRYTVFPATNNGRDLSALVQGALDSGLASDCSGLYIEEAMISNPAKTGKAGDKKEFERVLHMKRPDFSGFEYSTILCIDKPNRDFHPQGASVIPGSFEVPEPDTEREAEVIDYEMELDDEWFLVDVPEFDRLSGGVDLTGNEVVVAVGRGIGDDPTTGVELALDLVDAFEDADLGLSRGVITSSYSFDGHVEQYISEERQIGESGQEVQPDVYIAAGISGAIQHKVGCDESDTIIAINTDADADIADFSDYVIEGDLFEVLPQLTEAVERGELAAAVEASDD
- a CDS encoding GNAT family N-acetyltransferase, translated to MELTEPLQFDHADRKDIYQYVESHGSVDPEEARRALRMEAHPFGHHVAIMKRDGVLREEGGELRIAYEDGGEEEFEVDDVEFTIRQARQEDLTGLVGAIRAAIGSGEYVDAETVADVIDTEGVLLRHNELESRIFFVACIDNDVVGWVHLKHPEIAKLNHTAELTLGVLAQYRGHGIGSQLLTRGTEWASDHGYEKLYNSVPSSNETAIEFLEGHGWQTEAIREDHYKIDGEYADEVMLAKSL
- a CDS encoding FAD-dependent monooxygenase; translated protein: MTEYESYEAVVVGCGPGGAAAAATLARNGVETLVLERGVDAGSKNVSGGLIYAEESAPYTIDSLFPAFREEASERPVTENYIHNIAGDQVKSFDIVDLHHHDTEWADAVLRRKMDSWLAQRVHELTRETGGGLLTEVHVTGLLRERGEIVGVTCEEIDPIEADIVIAADGVNSELARDAGLMDWDDPEEWFQGVKAVVEMDPERINERFDIDDDEGVAHLFSGDLFDGVRGGGFLYTNEASLSIGTVFHLDSIAEEEAEPHELLDSLLTHPLMAQWLGDDYEELEYSAKLVPDSKKVAHTSPHRDRLVLVGDAAGQMQAQGPIIKGMNHAVTAGALAAEAFTEARARGDPHTAGDLYEKKLHDEGVMDKLRPTTYNVVGKLGELGPLDDLSNAVAESAVGRFGVRAAGGLLERAYSSPTLVSMIPDTKLPYVTLPTVIAEELGERVTDENTVQPPELDDRIGDLTYDVGEPHIELVDNSFEASGTAVTACPVSAKDFGGGCYRDEMVQTNGHEEHLVSLDTQPCVECGTCAVVADTDWEHPAGGKGVDYKQG